A genomic stretch from Echeneis naucrates chromosome 6, fEcheNa1.1, whole genome shotgun sequence includes:
- the setd2 gene encoding histone-lysine N-methyltransferase SETD2 isoform X2 has protein sequence MDTLLREEGSGASVKVEGLSKAALMKSLSPRVMLSNHLLPKGTKMKVNLEDQGRQKVSFSFSHNKKPLQSLRFDKSVTESQAALSQSSPDKGGQSTNSKTEHKQTPIVQTTVAETSSQAPVSSATKPKPDLAKMHFKKQILSASVPEEKPTPFMPEDQLSSELQFLQNSASKSVTEFPTSQPQNALGFCPSENAHIEAPETKVILSLKKPTDSSGKDGETSSSTEQDNKVYKKNSRSQSNSAPTGSESDGDSGQMSSVHKSVDSKSKTNSDSRSKEVKKSSSGSHAEEKEKGLSKRSENHERSSSYSKSDRDCRYTSSRSARSDKDRRRSRSRSRSRSRGSRTSSSHSRSERCRGDRGSRSDRSYYHDSDRRSHRSSPRRERRRSRSRTDRTRDSSDSEDDHRKTRTRTSDSSRSSVHSSSYKESKSTSQSKSEKVSKSVDSPNSSEMDKRTQSSKSERTSKRLSDSDSQRKCSPDMDLNYRKASTHHKSETNNKSCYTNMHTHSQMHEKCQKSSFSDTEADHKGKSLGSDKMSGSEEKSRNSLKKTNKPESKQMIPSRSSVKTTGNDRQSDDMCQSSSKVPFCATTTEWSDREKSDSQQDGNERGDQDIKEMVSCTEKSFQETSFKIMTETETVLEVENKNTSAINSSESLKHVNAILENLTNVKVSLSANQPHVNSIVDVLNSCSSDESSQDKRVIGCLPGPKSLPDTADVPVTHHVQQNTKPETDELNKIKKQSDKIELLQLEPPYLELGNQLIFGQQSVDTVKKSSGTTKKSRWDIVGQDTSESDNSQRTANAENKPTVKKVISVKKIEFAKDNIQQYSDFQDNIQQESEVHSTLVKQTEISQQEVDSDSTSIFDKLKDQREPSRASTSIDHCDLTLSVSHKTNTAQPLHISETSHFVTAEKIKSWNGNDHDVTLDDSDLKNKLTKRTPLHQDASGGPSEASDSDNSEYDSDCGEAIKRLHSVVVVPKNSSLTMDTKDSGAFCSPMNISELHNANKGADVNTQEVLNEISAQQRQGSPSTAFGETSGSCAGVNNTSKSSTSCQSQSNMIDSTSHSEGSSAISALPFMASHIVGHGSATDPAHSLDNSRLCDGHKQQALSSRGEQLSHYQHGFSSADNIHDRNGFPLGWDLSQPEQPSSTYQQPDSSHGPQLNTKLTEKAQEYRQSNAVWNHQSQNMQASRKSYLQAHEHYQDPAGEIHPDSLTSDHDDYSGDKMSNLSKTAVEWSGPNTLGSSSFVQGHEISSNSRGSVVPEPPREENFRPHRGRGPPKKRRQEFESDSDNEAEAGPAGKRDRQGDSDISKEMLLKADMQRPSLNLQDFQDANKWKELAKSKKMPPYFDLIEENVYLTERKKSKSHRDIKRMQCECPVLPREERSRGVLACGEDCLNRLLMIECSSRCLNGAYCSNRRFQMKQHADFEVILTEDKGWGLRAAKDLASNTFVLEYCGEVLDHKEFKTRVKEYARNKNIHYYFMSLKNNEIIDATLKGNCSRFMNHSCEPNCETQKWTVNGQLRVGFFTTKAVTAGTELTFDYQFQRYGKEAQKCFCGAPTCRGFLGGENRVSVRAAGGKMKKDRSRKSALTTVDEELEALLENGEGLYDEKQVVSLCRLMVRVETIEQKLICLKLIQDTQNPSCLKQFLDHHGLSLLWIFMVEISEAKGNSANNIKLQLEIMKSLAVLPISTKNMLEESRVLTLIQRWAQTKILPHPTEMDGYSSENTSRAQTPLNTPDGSSAKLGPELDGDTAKPAVYRRLKIISENSLDSALSDASKASDGKEEEEDDDEEDEPSLATVSDGKQLKGETACDTSDPTKETMEESEKEEKQVKEEKQEEGGTGSDTQLEPQTEEPKCSVELDLEKKDIEVKEEAIVGLKDDLEGSKETLEEQEQVEEQMSMAVTEEAELDSDQFAVKVLDPENPAIKTSDAAVQPEQPLEQIEAHTESQEPEKAPLPSEVEAGDSTSDVPPSSETLEASILPEVPAAPLDPSIIGTPSQDEEEGVSDVESERSQEPQLSALDITGMAARLLDSWKDLKEVYRIPKKIQVEKEANDRSQDRDTRTPSGSREREREREKERDRDYDRDREWDRDRDRDRVSDKTSRSTERRRRRSASPPSSSYERTSRRTEERFDPSNKTPRGVSVKERNKLSTEERRKLFEQEVAQREAQKQQQLQQQQLQTMAYDPALAYASSPGFINYPPGYPIQTFVDPSNPNAGKVLLPTPSVEPTLNYEQTPPQRLISDLGLPSPSSTSQGTPASNLSQHITTTNLATGNPQQYTQPTVATQDAGVAVLSVPTQTAPQVQSQQSYTTLWDPTTQQTVTVQTQPTQQYATAPAQAQTQTAIYYQGQPCQTIYSIPTAYPQANTPVIQAYTEPTASYLHGQPVYPGHQQGVVVQQGGTVTTIVTSQTVQQEMIVPNNVIDLPPPSPPKPKTIVLPPNWKVARDPEGKIYYYHVVTRQTQWDPPTWEGSSDNTSVDHESEMDLGTPTYDENPSKFSTKTAEADTSSELAKKSKETFRKEMSQFIVQCLNPYRKPDCKLGRISNTEDFKHLARKLTHGVMNKELKACKNPEDLECNENVKHKTKEYIKKYMQRFGSVYKPKEDTEVY, from the exons ATGGACACTCTACTCAG agaggaggggagtgGTGCTTCG GTGAAGGTTGAGGGTCTATCCAAGGCAGCTTTAATGAAAAGCCTGTCTCCCAGAGTGATGTTGTCCAACCATCTCCTGCCTAAAGGGACCAAAATGAAGGTCAACCTAGAAGATCAGGGTCGTCAGAAAGTGTCCTTCAGCTTCTCGCATAACAAGAAGCCACTGCAGAGTCTACGCTTTGACAAGTCTGTCACTGAATCTCAGGCTGCCTTGTCACAGTCAAGCCCAGACAAAGGAGGACAGAGTACAAACAGCAAAACTGAACACAAGCAGACACCCATAGTGCAAACAACAGTAGCAGAAACATCTTCTCAAGCACCAGTCTCCTCAGCCACTAAACCGAAACCAGACTTAGCAAAGATGCATTTCAAGAAGCAAATTCTCAGTGCTTCTGTGCCTGAAGAGAAACCAACACCTTTTATGCCAGAGGACCAGCTCTCTTCTGAATTGCAGTTTTTGCAGAATTCGGCAAGTAAGAGTGTTACTGAATTTCCAACATCCCAGCCTCAGAATGCCCTTGGTTTCTGCCCATCTGAGAATGCTCACATTGAGGCCCCTGAGACGAAGGTAATCCTGAGCCTCAAGAAGCCCACTGATTCCTCAGGCAAAGATGGAGAGACTTCCAGCAGTACTGAGCAAGATAATAAAGTATACAAAAAGAACAGCAGGTCCCAGTCTAATAGTGCTCCCACTGGCTCAGAATCTGATGGAGATTCAGGTCAGATGTCTTCCGTTCACAAATCAGTTGATtccaaaagtaaaacaaactcTGACAGTAGAAGCAAAGAGGTAAAAAAGTCTTCCTCTGGTTCACATGcggaagaaaaggaaaaaggtctTTCAAAGCGATCAGAGAATCACGAAAGGTCTTCTAGTTACTCTAAATCAGATCGTGATTGTAGATATACATCATCACGATCGGCACGGTCAGACAAAGATCGCAGAAGGTCCCGGTCTAGGTCACGGTCTCGGTCAAGAGGGTCTCGAACAAGTTCATCTCACTCCAGATCAGAGAGGTGCAGAGGCGACAGAGGATCACGCTCTGACCGTTCATACTATCATGACTCTGACCGCAGATCACACAGGAGTTCTCCACGCAGAGAGAGAAGACGTTCTCGTTCTCGCACTGACAGAACGCGGGACAGTTCTGACTCTGAGGATGACCATAGGAAGACGAGGACAAGGACAAGTGACTCAAGCAGATCATCTGTCCATTCAAGTTCTTATAAAGAGTCAAAATCAACCTCTCAGTCAAAGTCAGAGAAAGTCTCAAAATCTGTCGATTCTCCTAACTCCTCAGAAATGGATAAAAGGACACAGTCATCAAAGTCTGAAAGGACTTCAAAGCGATTATCAGACTCTGATTCACAGCGCAAGTGCTCCCCTGATATGGACTTGAATTACCGTAAAGCTAGTACCCATCATAAgtcagagaccaacaacaaatCCTGTTACACAAATATGCATACCCACTCtcaaatgcatgaaaaatgccaaaaaagcAGTTTCAGTGACACTGAGGCAGATCATAAAGGAAAATCATTGGGCTCTGACAAAATGTCTGGCTCAGAGGAGAAGAGTAGGAATTccttaaagaaaacaaataagccagaatcaaaacaaatgatCCCTTCTAGATCTTCTGTGAAAACCACTGGAAATGATAGACAATCAGATGACATGTGTCAAAGTTCCAGCAAAGTACCATTTTGTGCAACCACAACAGAATGGAGTGACAGGGAAAAGTCTGATTCCCAGCAAGATGGAAATGAACGTGGTGATCAGGATATTAAGGAGATGGTTTCATGTACTGAAAAGTCTTTCCAAGAAACATCATTCAAAATAATGACAGAAACTGAAACAGTTCTtgaagttgaaaataaaaatacctcTGCTATAAACTCAAGTGAAAGCCTGAAGCATGTAAATGCCATCCTAGAAAACTTGACCAATGTGAAGGTTAGTCTTTCTGCTAATCAGCCTCATGTGAACTCCATTGTGGATGTCTTAAATTCATGCAGTAGTGATGAAAGTAGCCAGGACAAGAGAGTCATTGGCTGTTTACCAGGGCCAAAGTCTTTACCTGATACAGCGGATGTACCTGTCACACACCATGTCCAGCAGAACACTAAACCAGAGACTGATGAGCTGAATAAGATTAAGAAGCAGTCTGATAAAATTGAGCTTCTTCAACTGGAGCCACCATATCTTGAGCTTGGGAACCAACTAATATTTGGACAGCAAAGTGTGGATACTGTTAAAAAGAGCAGCGGTACTACCAAAAAGTCCCGGTGGGATATTGTTGGGCAGGACACTTCAGAGAGCGATAACTCACAAAGGACAGCTAATGCAGAGAATAAACCTACTGTTAAAAAGGTGATATCTGtcaaaaaaattgaatttgctAAAGACAATATCCAGCAATATTCTGATTTTCAAGATAATATTCAGCAAGAATCTGAAGTACATTCCACACTGGTAAAGCAGACTGAGATCTCTCAGCAGGAGGTTGACTCAGACAGCACATCCATTTTCGATAAATTAAAAGACCAAAGGGAACCTTCACGAGCGAGCACCAGCATTGACCACTGTGATTTAACGCTGTCCGTgtctcacaaaacaaacacagcccaGCCTCTGCACATAAGTGAGACATCGCATTTTGTTACAgcagaaaaaattaaaagttgGAATGGAAATGATCATGATGTAACCTTAGATGACAGTGATCTCAAAAACAAATTGACCAAGAGAACACCGCTTCATCAGGATGCATCAGGGGGACCGAGTGAGGCCAGCGATAGTGACAACTCGGAGTATGACTCAGATTGTGGCGAGGCTATAAAACGGTTGCACTCTGTGGTGGTGGTCCCAAAGAATTCTTCACTCACAATGGATACAAAGGACTCGGGAGCTTTCTGTAGTCCTATGAATATTTCAGAACTTCACAATGCTAATAAAGGAGCTGACGTAAACACTCAGGAAGTCCTAAATGAAATCAGCGCTCAACAACGACAGGGGAGTCCTTCCACTGCATTTGGGGAGACCAGTGGTTCCTGTGCTGGTGTAAATAACACATCCAAGAGTAGTACCTCATGCCAGTCCCAGAGCAATATGATTGATAGCACCAGTCACTCTGAAGGTTCCAGTGCCATCAGTGCCCTACCGTTTATGGCTAGTCATATTGTGGGCCATGGAAGTGCCACAGATCCTGCTCACAGCCTTGATAATTCCAGACTGTGTGACGGACACAAACAGCAAGCATTAAGTAGCAGAGGTGAACAACTGTCCCATTATCAACACGGTTTCTCAAGTGCTGACAATATCCACGACAGGAATGGATTCCCGCTGGGTTGGGATCTTTCACAACCAGAACAGCCAAGTAGTACATACCAGCAACCTGATAGCAGTCATGGGCCACAATTAAACACTAAATTGACTGAAAAGGCACAGGAATACAGGCAGAGTAATGCTGTATGGAACCATCAATCCCAAAACATGCAGGCCAGCAGAAAATCCTACCTCCAAGCACATGAACATTATCAGGATCCAGCAGGTGAAATCCATCCTGACTCTTTAACCAGTGATCATGATGATTATAGTGGGGATAAAATGTCAAATCTTAGTAAAACAGCTGTTGAATGGAGTGGACCTAACACTTTAGGGTCATCAAGCTTTGTACAAGGTCATGAAATAAGCAGCAACAGCAGGGGCTCTGTTGTGCCTGAACCCCCCAGAGAAGAAAATTTTAGACCCCACAGAGGCAGGGGCCCCCCAAAGAAAAGGCGTCAAGAGTTTGAATCAGATTCAGACAATGAGGCAGAAGCCGGGCCTGCAGGCAAAAGAGACCGTCAAGGAGATAGTGATATTTCCAAGGAAATGCTTCTCAAAGCCGACATGCAACGTCCATCACTCAACCTGCAGGACTTCCAAGATGCTAATAAATGGAAAGAACTGGCCAAGTCTAAAAAGATGCCCCCTTACTTTGACTTGATTGAGGAGAACGTTTACTTAACTGAGAG AAAGAAGAGCAAATCTCATCGAGATATCAAGAGGATGCAGTGTGAGTGCCCAGTACTGCCCAGAGAGGAGCGTTCAAGGGGAGTATTGGCATGCGGTGAAGACTGCTTAAATCGGCTGCTGATGATTGAGTG CTCATCACGATGTTTAAATGGAGCGTACTGCTCTAATCGACGCTTTCAGATGAAACAGCATGCAGACTTTGAGGTTATCCTTACAGAAGACAAAGGCTGGGGACTACGGGCAGCTAAAGATTTGGCTTC AAACACCTTTGTCCTGGAATATTGTGGGGAGGTGTTGGACCATAAAGAGTTCAAAACAAGAGTGAAAGAATATGCTCGTAACAAGAACATCCATTACTACTTCATGTCTCTAAAAAATAATGAG ATCATTGATGCAACATTGAAAGGAAATTGCTCCCGGTTTATGAACCATAGCTGTGAACCCAACTGTGAGACCCAAAAG TGGACTGTTAATGGCCAGCTTAGAGTTGGGTTCTTCACGACAAAAGCTGTCACTGCAGGGACTGAACTGACATTTGATTACCAGTTCCAGAGATACGG CAAAGAAGCACAGAAATGCTTCTGTGGTGCACCCACCTGCAGAGGCTTCCTCGGCGGAGAGAACAGAGTTAGTGTTCGAGCAGCTGGAGGGAAGATGAAGAAAGACCGCAGTCGAAAGAGTGCTCTTACCACG GTTGATGAAGAACTGGAGGCATTACTGGAGAATGGAGAAGGCCTTTATGATGAGAAACAGGTTGTGTCTCTCTGCAGACTAATGGTTCGAGTGGAAACCATTGAGCAGAAACTCATCTGTCTCAAGCTCATACAA GATACTCAAAATCCATCATGCCTGAAACAGTTCCTGGACCATCATGGATTGTCTCTGCTGTGGATCTTCATGGTGGAGATTTCTGAAGCCAAGGGCAACAGTGCCAATAATATCAAATTGCAGTTAGAG attaTGAAGAGCCTTGCTGTGCTTCCCATATCAACTAAGAACATGTTGGAGGAGAGTAGAGTTCTGACCCTCATTCAGAGATGGGCCCAAACAAAAATTCTCCCTCATCCTACTGAGATGGATGGCTACTCCAGTGAGAATACATCCCGTGCTCAAACACCCCTCAACACTCCTGATGGTTCCTCCGCCAAACTGGGACCAGAATTGGATGGTGACACCGCCAAACCTGCTGTGTACCGCCGCCTTAAAATCATCAGTGAAAATAGTCTAGACAGTGCACTCTCTGATGCTAGCAAAGCATCAGAtgggaaggaagaggaggaggatgatgatgaagaagatgaaccCTCACTTGCCACAGTTTCTGATGGCAAACAGTTGAAGGGAGAAACAGCGTGTGACACCTCAGATCCAACCAAAGAAACAATGGAAGagtcagagaaagaggagaagcaggtcaaagaggagaaacaggaagaaggagggaCAGGTTCAGATACTCAGCTTGAACCCCAAACTGAGGAGCCAAAATGTTCAGTTGAGTTAGATTTGGAGAAGAAAGACATTGAGGTGAAAGAGGAAGCAATTGTTGGTCTGAAGGATGACCTTGAGGGGTCAAAGGAGACTCTAGAAGAACAGGAACAAGTGGAGGAGCAGATGAGTATGGCAGTGACAGAAGAGGCTGAACTGGATAGTGACCAGTTTGCTGTAAAAGTTCTTGATCCAGAGAATCCTGCCATTAAAACCAGTGATGCTGCAGTTCAACCTGAGCAGCCATTGGAACAGATCGaagcacacacagagtcacaagAGCCTGAGAAAGCTCCTCTTCCCAGTGAGGTAGAAGCTGGCGACTCTACATCTGATGTTCCCCCAAGCTCTGAGACCCTGGAAGCCAGCATTCTCCCTGAGGtcccagcagctcctctggACCCATCGATCATAGGAACGCCATCccaggatgaagaggaaggtgtcTCAGATGTGGAAAGTGAGAGGAGTCAGGAGCCTCAGCTTAGTGCGCTCGACATTACTGGCATGGCCGCTAGACTTCTTGATAGCTGGAAGGATCTAAAG GAGGTGTACAGGATACCAAAGAAGATTCAGGTGGAAAAGGAAGCAAATG ATCGCAGCCAAGATCGAGATACACGCACGCCTTCTGGGAGCCGAGAACGCGAAAGGGAGCGGGAGAAGGAACGTGACAGAGATTATGACAGAGATCGGGAGTGGGACAGAGACAGGGATCGGGATCGAGTCTCTGACAAAACTTCTCGCAGCACTGAGAGACGGAGGAGACGTTCTGCTtctccaccatcatcatcctaTGAAAGGACTAGCCGTCGCACAGAGGAACG GTTTGACCCTTCTAACAAGACACCGAGGGGAGTCAGTGTCAAAGAGCGCAACAAGCTGTCCACCGAGGAACGCCGAAAGCTATTTGAGCAGGAGGTTGCTCAGCGGGAAGCccagaaacaacaacagcttcagcagcagcagcttcaaaCAATGGCCTATGACCCTGCTCTGGCCTATGCCTCCAGCCCTGGTTTCATCAACTACCCCCCTGGATATCCCATCCAAACCTTTGTGGATCCCTCCAACCCCAATGCAGGCAAAGTACTGCTCCCTACCCCTTCCGTTGAACCAACCCTGAACTATGAGCAGACTCCTCCTCAACGTCTCATCTCAGACCTCGGACTTCCCTCTCCATCCTCGACTTCCCAAGGCACTCCTGCCTCTAATCTCTCTCAacacatcaccaccaccaacctcGCTACTGGAAATCCCCAGCAGTATACCCAGCCAACTGTAGCAACTCAAGACGCAGGTGTAGCTGTCCTCTCTGTACCAACCCAGACAGCCCCTCAGGTACAGAGCCAGCAGAGCTACACCACTCTCTGGGACCCCACGACTCAGCAGACAGTGACTGTGCAGACCCAGCCAACACAGCAGTATGCTACAGCCCCAGCACAGGCCCAGACACAAACAGCTATCTATTATCAGGGCCAACCATGCCAAACCATCTACAGTATCCCTACCGCCTATCCTCAGGCTAACACTCCAGTCATACAG GCTTACACTGAGCCTACAGCCAGCTACCTGCATGGTCAGCCAGTGTATCCTGGCCATCAGCAGGGTGTGGTGGTGCAACAGGGAGGCACAGTCACCACCATCGTCACATCTCAAACTGTGCAACAA GAAATGATTGTACCCAACAATGTGATAgaccttcctcctccctctccccctaAACCCAAAACCATCGTCCTACCTCCCAACTGGAAAGTGGCTCGAGACCCTGAAGGGAAGATATACTACTACCATGTTGTCACAAG GCAAACGCAGTGGGACCCTCCAACATGGGAGGGAAGTAGCGACAACACTAGTGTGGACCATGAATCTGAAATGGACCTGGGAACGCCTACCTATGATGAGAATCCTTCTAAA ttttccaCAAAGACAGCTGAAGCTGACACTTCAAGTGAACTGGCTAAAAAGAGTAAAGAGACATTTCGCAAAGAG ATGTCTCAGTTCATCGTGCAATGTTTAAATCCTTATCGGAAGCCAGACTGCAAATTGGGACGCATCAGcaacacagaagacttcaaacacCTGGCTAGAAAG CTAACTCATGGAGTTATGAATAAGGAGCTGAAAGCTTGCAAGAATCCTGAGGACCTTGAGTGTAACGAGAATGTGAAGCACAAGACCAAGGAGTATATCAAGAAGTACATGCAGAGATTTGGCTCAGTGTACAAGCCgaaggaggacacagaggtgTACTAG